A genomic segment from Bradyrhizobium sp. CB1015 encodes:
- a CDS encoding DUF3734 domain-containing protein, which produces MNFQPRSQLSSAQRQLPFDCIALLLQGGGALGAYQAGVYDALAEASIHPDWVAGISIGAINAAIIAGNAPETRVDRLRDFWTQVTSTAPWDWSGNPFLDWKRSDNTRNLINQISAGLAATCGATGFFSARPVLPWLQPGGASDATSIYDTRALKTTLERLVDFDRLNSGLTRFSAGAVNVRTGNFVYFDNTTHTIRPEHIMASGALPPGFPAVEIEGEHYWDGGLVSNTPLQWVIESDAPQDILAFQVDLWSARGQLPANMAEVITRHKEIQYSSRTRASTDQFKRVQRLRRALTDLLGRLPDDLSQHEDVKLLSTAVSRNVYNIVHLIYRARNHEGHSKDYEFSRLSMQDHWQAGYHDALRTLRHPEVLARPSSPDGVFTFDLEHDGRE; this is translated from the coding sequence ATGAACTTCCAGCCTCGATCGCAGCTCTCATCCGCACAACGGCAGCTTCCCTTCGACTGCATCGCACTGCTGTTGCAAGGCGGCGGTGCGCTCGGCGCGTACCAGGCGGGCGTCTACGACGCCTTGGCCGAGGCGAGCATTCACCCCGACTGGGTTGCTGGCATTTCGATCGGAGCCATCAATGCCGCCATCATCGCCGGCAACGCGCCCGAGACCCGCGTCGACCGCCTGCGCGATTTCTGGACCCAGGTCACCTCGACGGCACCCTGGGATTGGTCCGGCAATCCCTTCCTCGATTGGAAGCGGAGCGACAACACGCGCAACCTCATCAACCAGATCAGCGCCGGTCTTGCCGCCACGTGTGGCGCCACCGGATTCTTCTCCGCCCGCCCCGTTTTGCCCTGGCTGCAGCCTGGTGGAGCCAGCGATGCGACCAGCATCTATGACACGCGTGCGCTCAAGACCACGCTGGAGCGCCTGGTCGATTTCGATCGGCTCAACAGCGGACTGACGCGCTTCAGCGCCGGCGCGGTCAACGTCAGAACTGGTAATTTCGTCTATTTCGACAATACCACCCATACCATCCGGCCCGAGCACATCATGGCGAGCGGCGCACTGCCGCCGGGCTTTCCGGCGGTGGAGATCGAGGGCGAGCACTATTGGGACGGTGGCCTCGTTTCCAATACGCCACTGCAATGGGTGATCGAATCGGATGCCCCGCAGGACATCCTGGCGTTTCAGGTCGACCTCTGGAGCGCGCGCGGTCAACTTCCGGCCAACATGGCCGAAGTGATCACACGGCACAAGGAAATCCAGTATTCCAGCCGCACACGCGCCAGCACCGACCAGTTCAAGCGGGTGCAGCGCCTGCGGCGCGCACTCACGGATCTGCTCGGCCGGCTGCCCGACGATCTCAGCCAGCACGAGGACGTGAAGCTACTCAGCACGGCGGTCTCCCGCAACGTCTACAACATCGTCCACCTGATCTATCGCGCGCGCAACCACGAGGGGCACTCCAAGGACTACGAGTTCTCGCGCCTGTCGATGCAGGACCATTGGCAAGCCGGCTACCACGACGCTCTGCGCACCCTGCGCCATCCCGAGGTGCTCGCTCGGCCTTCGAGTCCCGATGGGGTCTTCACCTTCGATCTCGAACATGACGGCCGTGAGTAG
- a CDS encoding PepSY domain-containing protein, with translation MSMKHLFALIVWSATIAATGAVADVRDSTNTESRSPSAQSDAEEAAIQRVLSEFRTTRVPLSRAMAIAERLHDGSKAADISFEIDGPPVYRVRTIRNERVWENAIDANTGSITGKEMTSSLKELDREDLANILALKWIKQELSDAVQVAEKAAAGSALAGGLIRQNGKLNFVILVATGDHLKEVTLEPPKVSKQDLSRQ, from the coding sequence ATGTCGATGAAGCATTTGTTTGCCCTGATCGTGTGGTCCGCGACCATCGCCGCGACCGGCGCAGTTGCCGACGTCCGGGATTCGACGAACACGGAGAGCCGAAGCCCGAGCGCGCAAAGCGATGCCGAGGAGGCCGCTATCCAACGCGTTCTCTCGGAATTCCGCACCACACGCGTCCCGCTCAGCCGGGCGATGGCGATCGCGGAACGCCTGCATGATGGCTCGAAGGCCGCCGACATCAGCTTCGAGATCGACGGCCCGCCCGTCTACCGCGTTCGCACGATCCGGAATGAGCGCGTGTGGGAGAACGCCATCGATGCAAATACCGGAAGCATCACGGGCAAGGAGATGACATCTTCGCTGAAGGAACTCGATCGGGAAGACCTCGCCAACATCCTTGCCCTGAAATGGATCAAGCAGGAATTGTCGGATGCCGTGCAGGTCGCCGAGAAAGCGGCGGCGGGCAGCGCTCTGGCCGGTGGGCTGATCCGACAGAACGGCAAACTCAACTTCGTGATCCTGGTCGCCACCGGGGACCATTTGAAAGAAGTGACGCTCGAGCCACCCAAGGTCAGCAAGCAAGACTTGAGCCGCCAATAA
- a CDS encoding acetoacetate decarboxylase — protein sequence MRETDVRQRAFAMPLTSPAYPPGPYRFVDREYLIITYRTDPAKLRAVVPGPLEVDEREALVKYEFIRMPDSNGFGDYTESGQVVPVSFRGRKGGYTHCMFLNDEGPIAGGRELWGFPKKLAQPTLQTEIDTLIGTLDYGPVRVATGTMGYKHREADLAKVKAALNEPNFLLKIIPHVDGSPRICELVQYHLEDIVLKGAWTGPAALALTPHALAPVAELPVLEIVSAIHIRADLTLGLGTVVHDYLQQPARGSIRAVEKALVF from the coding sequence ATGCGCGAGACTGACGTGAGACAACGAGCCTTCGCCATGCCGCTGACCAGCCCGGCCTATCCGCCCGGGCCGTACCGGTTCGTCGATCGCGAATACCTGATCATCACCTATCGCACCGATCCGGCCAAGCTCCGGGCCGTGGTTCCGGGGCCGCTCGAGGTCGACGAGCGAGAAGCGCTGGTCAAATACGAGTTCATCCGCATGCCCGATTCCAACGGCTTTGGCGACTACACGGAAAGCGGACAGGTCGTTCCCGTCTCCTTCCGCGGACGCAAGGGCGGCTACACGCACTGCATGTTCCTCAACGATGAAGGCCCCATCGCGGGCGGGCGCGAGCTCTGGGGTTTTCCAAAGAAGCTTGCGCAGCCGACGTTGCAGACCGAGATCGACACGCTGATCGGTACGCTGGATTATGGCCCAGTGCGGGTCGCCACGGGGACGATGGGCTACAAGCACCGCGAGGCCGATCTGGCGAAGGTCAAGGCTGCACTCAACGAGCCGAACTTCCTGCTCAAGATCATCCCGCACGTGGACGGCAGCCCACGCATCTGCGAGCTGGTTCAGTACCATCTCGAGGACATCGTGCTGAAAGGGGCCTGGACCGGACCGGCGGCCTTGGCGCTCACACCACACGCATTGGCGCCGGTTGCAGAACTGCCGGTCCTGGAGATCGTCTCGGCCATCCATATCCGCGCCGACCTTACGCTCGGCCTCGGGACGGTGGTGCATGACTATCTGCAACAGCCGGCTCGCGGCTCGATTCGCGCCGTTGAGAAGGCTCTGGTCTTCTAA
- a CDS encoding TetR/AcrR family transcriptional regulator, with protein MREQIEDRTRSARRSIVQAAIHLYGEMGHNKTTVADIARSLAMSSASVYRFFPSKRAIEEAVVEEVLEEAVSAAAEAAGGSGPAIRRLAAILKAIADCNEGRPAKHRRLQDLITLAVRQNWTVFLTYEDRIRGLVRPIIGAGQARGELQGGSPMALTCCLLEAMDVHLNPSRIGAATLRPSFEEMLSFCTSALRRAPFLQPAEMTARAKLRFAG; from the coding sequence ATGCGCGAGCAGATTGAAGATCGAACCAGGAGCGCCCGCCGCAGCATCGTGCAGGCCGCCATCCATCTCTATGGCGAGATGGGACACAACAAGACCACAGTCGCCGACATCGCGAGGAGTCTGGCGATGTCTTCGGCAAGCGTCTATCGATTCTTTCCCTCGAAGCGGGCCATCGAGGAGGCTGTGGTGGAGGAGGTGCTCGAGGAGGCGGTCAGTGCGGCGGCTGAGGCGGCCGGCGGCAGTGGGCCGGCGATACGGCGCTTGGCCGCAATCCTGAAGGCCATCGCCGACTGTAATGAAGGTCGACCGGCGAAGCATCGGCGGCTGCAAGACCTGATAACTCTGGCCGTTCGTCAGAACTGGACCGTCTTCCTCACCTACGAGGACAGGATCCGAGGGCTGGTGCGGCCGATCATCGGCGCGGGGCAAGCACGCGGTGAACTGCAGGGCGGCAGTCCAATGGCGCTGACCTGCTGCCTGCTGGAAGCCATGGACGTCCATCTCAATCCATCCCGGATCGGAGCTGCGACGCTGCGACCAAGCTTCGAGGAGATGTTGAGTTTTTGCACGAGCGCTTTGCGTCGCGCGCCATTCCTGCAACCGGCCGAGATGACAGCTCGCGCGAAGCTCAGGTTCGCCGGCTAA